A genomic segment from Streptomyces sp. NBC_01233 encodes:
- a CDS encoding arsenate reductase ArsC, protein MSSTPLASVLFVCIHNAGRSQMAAGFLRHLAGDRVEVRSAGSVPGDQVNPSAVAAMAELGIDISDQKPKVLTPEAAQASDYIITMGCGDACPYFPGKTYLDWQLEDPAGQGVDAVRPIRDEIKGLIEGLVAEIDAKSTQKQEG, encoded by the coding sequence ATGTCCTCCACCCCGCTCGCATCCGTGCTGTTCGTCTGCATCCACAACGCAGGCCGATCCCAGATGGCCGCCGGATTCCTGCGCCACCTCGCGGGCGACCGGGTCGAGGTCCGCTCGGCCGGCTCCGTGCCCGGAGACCAGGTCAACCCCTCCGCCGTCGCCGCGATGGCCGAACTGGGGATCGACATCTCCGACCAGAAGCCGAAGGTCCTCACCCCCGAGGCCGCCCAGGCGTCCGACTACATCATCACCATGGGCTGCGGCGACGCCTGCCCGTACTTCCCCGGCAAGACCTACCTGGACTGGCAGCTCGAGGACCCGGCCGGCCAGGGCGTCGATGCCGTGCGCCCCATCCGTGACGAGATCAAGGGCCTCATCGAGGGCCTCGTCGCCGAGATCGACGCCAAGAGCACCCAGAAGCAGGAGGGCTGA